One window of Acipenser ruthenus chromosome 17, fAciRut3.2 maternal haplotype, whole genome shotgun sequence genomic DNA carries:
- the LOC117423058 gene encoding 60S ribosomal export protein NMD3 isoform X2 — protein MQCALESRELLTLCLKKLKASMTKVRLIDAGFVWTEPHSKRIKVKLTIQKEVMNGAILQQVFVVEFVIQSQMCDDCHRIEAKDFWKAVVQVRQKTSHKKTFYYLEQMILKHKLHQNTLRIKETHDGIDFYYALKQHGQKMMDFLQCTVPCRSKTSQRLISHDIHTSTFNYKSTFSVEIVPICKDNVVCLPPRLAQSLGNMSQICVCIRVTSAIHLIDPRTLQIAEVDGNTYWRSPFHSLCSPRQLEEFIVMDIETVRDHKQGAGAGMRSNKHVLADVWVQKTSEMNTSQQYHCHTHLGHLLNHGDLVLGFDLANSNVNDEFVNKMNPHHIPDVVLIKKRFDRNRRQRRRNWRLKEMEREREGMDTDDERQYQDFLEDLEEDEALRKNINIFRDASKIPVESDTDDDGAPRVSLVEMLEDLNISEDATGGEGADMITTA, from the exons ATGCAATGTGCTTTGGAGTCCAGGGAACTGCTTACCTTATGTCTGAAAAAACTGAAGGCATCAATGACTAAG GTTCGATTGATTGATGCAGGCTTTGTATGGACTGAGCCACACTCCAAAAGAATTAAAGTGAAGCTGACAATACAAAAAGAG GTTATGAATGGAGCCATACTTCAGCAGGTGTTTGTGGTTGAGTTTGTAATTCAGTCACAGATGTGTGATGACTGCCACCGCATTGAAGCAAAGGATTTCTGGAAAGCAGTGGTGCAAGTCAGACAGAAG ACCTCTCACAAGAAGACTTTCTATTACCTGGAGCAGATGATTCTGAAGCACAAATTGCATCAGAATACTCTTCGTATTAAAGAAACCCATG ATGGAATCGATTTCTACTATGCCTTGAAGCAACATGGACAGAAGATGATGGACTTCCTGCAATGCACAGTTCCATGCAG gtCTAAAACATCTCAGCGGCTGATCTCCCATGACATCCACACTAGCACGTTCAATTACAAAAGCACCTTCTCTGTGGAGATTGTACCCATCTGCAAG GACAATGTAGTGTGCCTGCCCCCACGACTGGCCCAGAGCCTTGGGAATATGAGTCAGATCTGTGTGTGCATCAGAGTGACAAGCGCCATTCACCTTATTGACCCCCGTACCCTGCAGA TTGCTGAGGTTGACGGAAACACTTACTGGCGCTCCCCGTTTCACAGCCTCTGCTCACCCCGGCAGCTGGAGGAGTTTATTGTGATGGATATAGAAACTGTCAGAGATCACAAGCAAGGAGCTGGAGCTGGCATGAGATCCAACAAA cacgtCCTTGCAGATGTGTGGGTACAGAAAACCTCAGAGATGAACACAAGCCAGCAGTATCATTGTCATACGCATCTGGGACACCTTCTCAATCACGGGGACTTGGTTTTGGg gtTCGATCTTGCCAATTCCAATGTTAATGAtgagtttgtaaataaaatgaaccCTCATCATATTCCTGAtgtg GTGTTGATTAAGAAGAGGTTTGACCGCAACAGGAGGCAGCGTCGTAGGAACTGGAGGCTCAAAGAAATGGAAAGAGAACGGGAAGGCATGGACACAGATGACGAGAG GCAGTACCAGGACTTTCTTGAAGACCTTGAAGAAGATGAAGCCCTCCggaaaaatattaacatttttagaG ATGCTTCAAAAATCCCAGTGGAAAGTGACACTGATGATGATGGGGCTCCTCGGGTCTCCTTGGTTGAAATGTTGGAGGACTTGAATATTTCTGAAGATGCCactggtggagaaggagcagataTGATAACAACTGCATGA
- the LOC117423058 gene encoding 60S ribosomal export protein NMD3 isoform X1, which yields MEYMQAPASSQGNILCCECGTPIAPNPANMCVACLRTHVDITEGIPKQVSVHFCKQCERYLQPPATWMQCALESRELLTLCLKKLKASMTKVRLIDAGFVWTEPHSKRIKVKLTIQKEVMNGAILQQVFVVEFVIQSQMCDDCHRIEAKDFWKAVVQVRQKTSHKKTFYYLEQMILKHKLHQNTLRIKETHDGIDFYYALKQHGQKMMDFLQCTVPCRSKTSQRLISHDIHTSTFNYKSTFSVEIVPICKDNVVCLPPRLAQSLGNMSQICVCIRVTSAIHLIDPRTLQIAEVDGNTYWRSPFHSLCSPRQLEEFIVMDIETVRDHKQGAGAGMRSNKHVLADVWVQKTSEMNTSQQYHCHTHLGHLLNHGDLVLGFDLANSNVNDEFVNKMNPHHIPDVVLIKKRFDRNRRQRRRNWRLKEMEREREGMDTDDERQYQDFLEDLEEDEALRKNINIFRDASKIPVESDTDDDGAPRVSLVEMLEDLNISEDATGGEGADMITTA from the exons ATGGAGTACATGCAAGCACCAGCAAGCAGCCAGGGTAACAT cCTGTGCTGTGAATGTGGCACCCCCATTGCCCCAAACCCAGCCAATATGTGTGTCGCTTGTTTAAGAACTCACGTGGACATCACAGAAGGAATTCCGAAACAAGTCTCTGTTCATTTTTGCAAACAATGTGAAAG GTACCTTCAGCCTCCAGCCACCTGGATGCAATGTGCTTTGGAGTCCAGGGAACTGCTTACCTTATGTCTGAAAAAACTGAAGGCATCAATGACTAAG GTTCGATTGATTGATGCAGGCTTTGTATGGACTGAGCCACACTCCAAAAGAATTAAAGTGAAGCTGACAATACAAAAAGAG GTTATGAATGGAGCCATACTTCAGCAGGTGTTTGTGGTTGAGTTTGTAATTCAGTCACAGATGTGTGATGACTGCCACCGCATTGAAGCAAAGGATTTCTGGAAAGCAGTGGTGCAAGTCAGACAGAAG ACCTCTCACAAGAAGACTTTCTATTACCTGGAGCAGATGATTCTGAAGCACAAATTGCATCAGAATACTCTTCGTATTAAAGAAACCCATG ATGGAATCGATTTCTACTATGCCTTGAAGCAACATGGACAGAAGATGATGGACTTCCTGCAATGCACAGTTCCATGCAG gtCTAAAACATCTCAGCGGCTGATCTCCCATGACATCCACACTAGCACGTTCAATTACAAAAGCACCTTCTCTGTGGAGATTGTACCCATCTGCAAG GACAATGTAGTGTGCCTGCCCCCACGACTGGCCCAGAGCCTTGGGAATATGAGTCAGATCTGTGTGTGCATCAGAGTGACAAGCGCCATTCACCTTATTGACCCCCGTACCCTGCAGA TTGCTGAGGTTGACGGAAACACTTACTGGCGCTCCCCGTTTCACAGCCTCTGCTCACCCCGGCAGCTGGAGGAGTTTATTGTGATGGATATAGAAACTGTCAGAGATCACAAGCAAGGAGCTGGAGCTGGCATGAGATCCAACAAA cacgtCCTTGCAGATGTGTGGGTACAGAAAACCTCAGAGATGAACACAAGCCAGCAGTATCATTGTCATACGCATCTGGGACACCTTCTCAATCACGGGGACTTGGTTTTGGg gtTCGATCTTGCCAATTCCAATGTTAATGAtgagtttgtaaataaaatgaaccCTCATCATATTCCTGAtgtg GTGTTGATTAAGAAGAGGTTTGACCGCAACAGGAGGCAGCGTCGTAGGAACTGGAGGCTCAAAGAAATGGAAAGAGAACGGGAAGGCATGGACACAGATGACGAGAG GCAGTACCAGGACTTTCTTGAAGACCTTGAAGAAGATGAAGCCCTCCggaaaaatattaacatttttagaG ATGCTTCAAAAATCCCAGTGGAAAGTGACACTGATGATGATGGGGCTCCTCGGGTCTCCTTGGTTGAAATGTTGGAGGACTTGAATATTTCTGAAGATGCCactggtggagaaggagcagataTGATAACAACTGCATGA